From Bdellovibrionales bacterium, the proteins below share one genomic window:
- the dprA gene encoding DNA-processing protein DprA, with translation MKRTTVSTSERLDWLRLIRTENVGPITFYQLLTRYGSARQALEALPALAQKGGRGRPLTPPPLKDIETEITFIEKKGGHILCACESDYPERLASIEDAPPVLTVFGDPAILHKKQLAIVGARNASINGRKMAERLASDLAAQGYVITSGLARGIDTTAHNNALATGTIAVVAGGVDVVYPEENRVLYERIIAQGCVVSEQPAHCEPRANLFPKRNRIIAGLSLGVIVIEAAKQSGSLITARMALEQGREVFAVPGSPLDPRSAGTNDLLRQGATLTESAADVIESLSRPLRLFAETEANPFEHAEMIVDDQKLDQVREKILENLSPSPVLVDELVRQCQLSLPLVLTVLLELELAGRLDRQPGHQVALIG, from the coding sequence ATGAAAAGAACGACCGTTTCCACTTCCGAACGCTTGGACTGGCTACGCCTTATCCGCACGGAAAATGTCGGCCCCATCACCTTTTATCAGCTGCTCACCCGTTATGGCTCAGCGCGGCAAGCGCTAGAGGCTCTTCCTGCCTTGGCACAAAAGGGAGGACGTGGGCGTCCCCTCACCCCTCCCCCGCTCAAAGACATCGAAACGGAAATCACCTTTATAGAAAAGAAGGGCGGGCATATCCTTTGCGCGTGTGAGTCGGACTATCCCGAAAGGCTGGCGTCGATTGAAGACGCGCCGCCCGTCTTAACGGTTTTTGGTGATCCGGCGATCCTTCACAAAAAACAGCTGGCCATCGTTGGCGCAAGGAACGCTTCCATCAATGGCCGCAAGATGGCCGAGCGTCTGGCCAGTGATCTGGCGGCACAGGGCTATGTCATCACGTCCGGCCTTGCGCGGGGGATCGACACAACCGCGCATAACAACGCCCTTGCGACGGGAACCATCGCCGTCGTGGCGGGCGGCGTCGATGTCGTCTATCCCGAAGAAAACCGCGTCCTTTATGAGCGCATCATCGCGCAAGGCTGCGTGGTATCCGAACAGCCCGCCCACTGTGAGCCTCGCGCTAACCTGTTCCCAAAGCGCAACCGGATCATCGCGGGCCTAAGCCTTGGGGTCATCGTGATCGAAGCCGCCAAGCAGTCCGGCTCGCTGATCACCGCCCGCATGGCCTTAGAACAAGGGCGCGAGGTGTTCGCCGTTCCGGGCTCGCCCCTTGATCCGCGCTCGGCAGGAACGAACGATTTGCTACGCCAAGGCGCGACCCTGACCGAAAGCGCGGCAGACGTTATAGAGTCCCTGAGCAGGCCTTTGCGACTATTCGCCGAGACGGAAGCCAACCCCTTTGAACACGCGGAAATGATCGTGGATGACCAAAAACTGGATCAAGTAAGGGAAAAAATCCTAGAGAATCTAAGCCCTTCACCAGTTTTAGTTGACGAACTCGTCCGGCAATGTCAATTGTCTCTGCCCTTGGTCCTTACCGTCCTGCTTGAATTGGAGCTGGCCGGAAGGCTGGATCGCCAGCCCGGACACCAAGTGGCCTTAATCGGATAA
- a CDS encoding ABC transporter ATP-binding protein, with amino-acid sequence MTLLSVENLNVTFGNGACAVQAVRGVSFTINKGETLALVGESGSGKSVTALSILRLLPVEPVGEIVFDGLSILCPSCPRKRASRLVSVEQVKRDPRLRGDDEKMKSAPPIQTIRGNRIAMIFQEPMTSLNPLHTIEKQIGEVLFVHKGLSETAARARTLELLTLVGLPDPEKRLAAYPHELSGGQRQRVMIAMALANDPDLLIADEPTTALDVTIQAQILALLKDIQQKMGMALLMITHDLGIVRRIADRVSVMQAGEIVESGSCDAIFNAPQHPYTQMLLAAEPKGHATKATPNAPLVLKADNIKVHFPIKTGFLRRVTDTIRAVDGISLSIRAGETIGIVGESGSGKTTLGLALLRLTDSQGTITFDGQAIEKLSRSAMRPLRQAIQVVFQDPYGSLSPRMTVGDIIAEGLDIHGLAGSKAERQRRIEEALADVGLDPALQTRFPHEFSGGQRQRIAIARAMILRPKLVILDEPTSALDRSVQAQIIDLLRDLQKRYGLAYLFISHDLRVVKALSNYVIVMKEGRVVEEGAAESLFQAPQEEYTKALLSAAL; translated from the coding sequence ATGACGCTCCTTTCCGTTGAAAACCTGAATGTTACTTTTGGCAATGGCGCGTGCGCCGTCCAAGCGGTGCGCGGCGTGTCCTTCACGATCAACAAAGGAGAGACTCTGGCGCTGGTCGGCGAGTCCGGCTCTGGCAAGTCCGTCACCGCTTTGTCGATCCTTCGCCTACTCCCTGTAGAGCCGGTGGGAGAGATTGTGTTTGATGGGTTGTCAATCCTTTGTCCGTCATGCCCGCGAAAGCGGGCATCCCGTTTAGTTTCTGTTGAACAAGTAAAACGGGATCCCCGCTTACGCGGGGATGACGAAAAAATGAAAAGCGCCCCCCCCATCCAAACCATTCGTGGCAACCGGATCGCGATGATTTTTCAAGAGCCGATGACCTCGCTTAACCCGCTGCACACGATTGAAAAGCAAATTGGCGAGGTTCTCTTTGTCCATAAGGGCCTAAGCGAAACGGCAGCGCGGGCAAGAACGCTGGAGCTTTTGACTCTGGTAGGCTTACCCGATCCCGAAAAGCGCCTTGCCGCCTATCCGCATGAGCTATCGGGTGGGCAGCGACAGCGCGTGATGATCGCGATGGCGCTCGCGAATGATCCCGATTTGCTAATTGCGGATGAGCCGACAACCGCGCTGGACGTCACCATTCAGGCGCAGATTCTGGCTCTTCTAAAAGACATTCAACAGAAAATGGGCATGGCGCTGTTGATGATTACGCACGATCTGGGCATCGTGCGCCGCATTGCGGATCGCGTGAGTGTGATGCAGGCGGGTGAGATTGTAGAAAGCGGATCGTGTGACGCGATCTTTAACGCGCCCCAACATCCCTATACCCAAATGCTGCTGGCAGCGGAGCCAAAGGGCCATGCGACCAAGGCCACGCCTAATGCGCCACTGGTGCTAAAAGCCGATAACATCAAGGTGCATTTTCCGATCAAAACGGGCTTCTTGCGCCGCGTGACGGACACCATCCGCGCCGTGGACGGCATTAGCCTGTCTATCCGCGCGGGTGAGACCATTGGCATCGTGGGCGAATCCGGCTCTGGCAAGACGACGTTGGGGCTAGCCCTTTTGCGCCTCACGGACAGCCAAGGCACGATTACCTTTGACGGCCAAGCAATAGAAAAACTTTCACGAAGCGCCATGCGGCCTTTAAGGCAAGCCATACAAGTCGTGTTTCAAGACCCCTATGGCAGCCTGTCCCCACGCATGACAGTGGGCGATATTATCGCGGAGGGCCTCGACATTCATGGCCTTGCGGGCAGCAAAGCAGAACGCCAGCGCCGCATTGAGGAAGCCTTGGCCGATGTCGGCCTTGACCCTGCTTTGCAAACGCGTTTCCCGCATGAGTTTTCAGGTGGGCAGCGCCAACGCATCGCGATTGCCCGCGCCATGATCCTGCGCCCCAAGTTGGTCATTCTTGATGAGCCGACATCCGCACTGGATCGCTCGGTACAGGCGCAAATCATCGACCTTTTGCGCGATCTTCAAAAACGCTATGGCCTTGCATACCTGTTTATCAGCCACGATCTGCGCGTCGTGAAGGCCTTGTCCAACTATGTCATCGTGATGAAAGAAGGCCGCGTCGTGGAAGAAGGCGCAGCAGAAAGCCTGTTTCAAGCGCCGCAAGAAGAATACACAAAAGCACTTCTCAGCGCAGCCTTATAA
- a CDS encoding ABC transporter permease, with the protein MKTSLSPLTQRRLAGFKANKRGYYAFWLFLILFVLAMAAELIANDKPLLLHVNGQTYAPIFKVYPETTFGGEFETEARYREPYLKKLIAEKGGWMIWPPIPFSYNTINYNLTVPAPAPPSSENWLGTDDQGRDVLARMIYGFRISVLFGLTLTLFSSIIGVCAGAVQGYFGGLTDLLMQRVMEVWGGMPVLYLLIIMASLVQPNFWWLLTLMLLFSWMSLVHVVRAEFLRARNLDYVRAAKALGAGDTLIMFKHVLPNAMVATLTYLPFVLNHSITTLTALDFLGFGLPPGSPSLGELLNQGKNNLQAPWLGISAFTILALMLTLLIFIGEAVRDAFDARKTTRADA; encoded by the coding sequence TTGAAAACGTCCCTCTCTCCCCTCACGCAACGGCGGCTGGCGGGCTTTAAAGCCAACAAGCGCGGATACTACGCGTTCTGGCTTTTTCTGATCCTGTTTGTGCTGGCCATGGCCGCCGAGTTGATCGCGAACGACAAGCCGCTACTCCTGCATGTGAACGGCCAAACTTATGCGCCTATTTTTAAGGTCTATCCTGAAACCACCTTTGGCGGCGAGTTTGAGACAGAGGCGCGATACCGCGAGCCTTACCTGAAAAAGCTTATCGCTGAAAAGGGAGGCTGGATGATCTGGCCGCCGATCCCCTTTTCCTATAACACGATCAATTACAACCTGACCGTTCCCGCGCCCGCGCCGCCTTCGTCCGAAAACTGGCTGGGCACGGACGATCAAGGCCGCGACGTGCTGGCGCGAATGATCTATGGTTTTCGCATCTCGGTCTTGTTCGGCCTGACGCTTACGCTTTTCTCATCGATCATCGGCGTTTGCGCGGGCGCGGTGCAGGGCTATTTCGGCGGCCTCACCGACCTTTTGATGCAACGCGTGATGGAAGTATGGGGGGGGATGCCCGTTCTCTACCTGCTTATCATTATGGCCTCGCTCGTGCAGCCAAACTTCTGGTGGCTCCTCACGCTCATGCTTCTGTTTTCGTGGATGTCACTGGTTCATGTTGTCCGCGCCGAGTTTCTGCGCGCCCGCAACCTTGATTACGTTCGCGCCGCCAAGGCTCTGGGCGCGGGCGACACGCTCATCATGTTCAAGCATGTCTTGCCCAACGCGATGGTGGCGACGCTTACCTATCTGCCCTTTGTTCTCAACCATTCCATCACGACGCTAACGGCGCTGGACTTTCTTGGCTTTGGCCTGCCTCCGGGATCGCCTTCGCTGGGGGAGCTGCTCAACCAAGGCAAGAACAACCTGCAAGCGCCGTGGTTGGGCATCAGCGCTTTTACCATTCTGGCGCTTATGCTCACGCTGCTGATCTTTATCGGTGAGGCGGTGCGCGATGCGTTTGATGCGCGTAAAACGACGAGGGCTGACGCATGA
- the topA gene encoding type I DNA topoisomerase yields MSHKVVIVESPAKAKTINKYLGSDYVVVASFGHIRDLPPKDGSVRPDEDFAMDWELGDRASRPVAEIAKLAKGADAIYLASDPDREGEAIAWHVQEILKEKNLIKGTPVHRITFNEITKQTVLDAIAHPREIDHNLVDAYRARRALDYLVGFSLSPVLWRKLPGSKSAGRVQSVALRLICERESEIEAFKPQEFWTLLGSFLTQKGGVLSANLTHLDGKKLDKFAISNEAEATATLAILSKLSYHVGAVEKKQSKRNPYPPFTTSTLQQEASRKLGLGATRTMRIAQALYEGVDIGGETVGLITYMRTDGVSISTEAVMAARDVIAQDYGKDFVASSPRMYKSTAKNAQEAHEAIRPTDLKRRPQQVAKYLDADGLRLYTLIWQRTMACQMASAVLDQVAVDITDNGNKATFRATGSTVVFDGWFKVYQDSRDDDAAEQDDDNRRLPPVNQNDPLDKQEIKPEQHFTQPPPRYGEASLVKRLEELGIGRPSTYASIMQVLQDRSYVVLDKKRFVPEDRGRIVTAFLENYFSTYVQYDFTADLEEKLDEVADNKLAWKKVMRGFWTDFAKAVDGTKDLKISDVIDALDEALGPHFFPLREDGSDPRVCTVCGSGRMGLKLGKFGAFIGCSNYPDCKNTRPLAVSGSAGEDAAQNMPPRELGLDPKTKMPISARMGPYGAYVQLDLPEATAPADAPEEKPAKGKKPAKKKKEVKAKPKRVSLPKGVDPNLITLDTALQLLALPREVGAHPETGEIITAGLGRYGAYIKVGPRYKSLPDDDDVLSIGLNRAVVLLAEPDKGRRGGSTSSAKLLGEHPSDQKHVTLNAGRFGPYVKWAKVMATVTKAYDPEALTLEQALEIIEAKIAKGGTGGKAKTTKAKAAPKAKAATKDKGKPKPKVKKAATAKPAAKAKAAPKAKPAAKKKPTEKKRIS; encoded by the coding sequence GTGTCGCATAAAGTCGTTATCGTCGAATCGCCCGCTAAGGCGAAAACCATCAATAAATACCTAGGCAGTGACTATGTCGTTGTGGCCTCGTTCGGCCATATCCGCGACTTGCCGCCCAAGGATGGCTCGGTTCGCCCCGATGAAGATTTCGCCATGGATTGGGAGCTGGGCGATAGAGCCAGCCGACCCGTCGCCGAGATTGCCAAGCTCGCCAAAGGCGCAGACGCCATCTATCTCGCCTCGGATCCTGATCGCGAAGGGGAAGCGATTGCGTGGCATGTTCAAGAAATCCTGAAGGAAAAGAACCTGATCAAGGGCACGCCCGTCCACCGCATCACCTTTAATGAAATTACGAAACAGACGGTTTTGGACGCCATCGCCCATCCGCGCGAGATCGATCACAACCTTGTCGACGCGTACCGCGCGCGCCGCGCTTTGGACTATCTTGTAGGTTTTTCCCTCTCGCCCGTTTTGTGGCGCAAACTGCCCGGCTCAAAGTCCGCAGGACGCGTCCAATCGGTCGCGCTTCGCCTGATTTGCGAGCGCGAGTCCGAAATCGAAGCTTTCAAACCGCAAGAATTTTGGACACTTTTAGGGTCGTTTTTGACACAAAAAGGGGGTGTTTTAAGCGCGAATTTGACGCATTTGGACGGCAAAAAACTGGATAAATTTGCCATTTCCAACGAGGCCGAGGCCACCGCCACCCTCGCGATTTTAAGCAAGCTTTCCTACCATGTTGGCGCGGTCGAGAAAAAGCAATCCAAGCGCAACCCCTACCCGCCCTTTACGACCTCCACCTTGCAACAAGAGGCCAGCCGTAAGCTGGGCCTTGGCGCAACGCGCACGATGCGGATCGCCCAAGCCCTTTATGAGGGCGTTGATATCGGCGGCGAGACGGTGGGTTTGATCACCTATATGCGTACCGATGGCGTTTCAATCTCGACCGAGGCCGTGATGGCCGCCCGAGACGTGATCGCACAAGACTATGGCAAGGATTTTGTGGCCAGCTCTCCGCGTATGTACAAATCGACGGCCAAAAATGCGCAGGAAGCGCACGAGGCCATCCGCCCCACGGATTTAAAACGCCGCCCTCAGCAAGTCGCCAAGTATTTGGATGCCGATGGGCTTCGCCTCTATACGCTTATCTGGCAGCGCACGATGGCGTGCCAGATGGCCAGCGCCGTGTTGGATCAAGTCGCCGTCGATATTACAGATAACGGCAACAAAGCGACCTTCCGCGCCACAGGCTCTACCGTCGTTTTTGATGGCTGGTTTAAGGTGTATCAGGACAGCCGCGACGATGATGCCGCCGAACAAGATGACGACAACCGCCGCCTGCCGCCCGTCAATCAAAACGATCCGCTGGATAAGCAAGAGATCAAGCCAGAGCAGCATTTCACACAGCCCCCTCCCCGCTATGGCGAGGCGAGCCTTGTCAAAAGGCTTGAGGAACTGGGCATTGGCCGTCCTTCTACCTATGCCAGCATCATGCAGGTCTTGCAGGATCGTAGTTATGTGGTTCTGGATAAAAAGCGCTTTGTGCCAGAGGATCGGGGCCGCATCGTCACGGCCTTCCTAGAGAATTATTTCTCAACCTACGTCCAATACGACTTCACCGCTGATCTTGAGGAAAAGCTGGACGAAGTCGCGGACAACAAGCTGGCGTGGAAAAAAGTCATGCGTGGCTTCTGGACGGACTTTGCCAAGGCCGTCGACGGCACGAAAGACCTTAAAATCTCGGACGTGATCGATGCGCTGGATGAGGCTCTCGGCCCCCACTTCTTCCCCTTGCGCGAAGATGGCAGCGATCCACGCGTCTGCACCGTGTGCGGCTCTGGTCGCATGGGATTGAAGCTGGGTAAGTTCGGCGCGTTTATCGGCTGCTCTAACTATCCCGATTGCAAAAACACGCGGCCTCTGGCCGTCAGCGGAAGCGCGGGCGAAGACGCCGCGCAGAACATGCCTCCGCGTGAGCTTGGCCTTGATCCGAAGACTAAGATGCCCATCAGCGCCCGCATGGGGCCTTATGGCGCTTATGTCCAGCTGGATTTGCCAGAGGCCACCGCCCCCGCCGATGCGCCCGAAGAAAAACCTGCCAAAGGCAAAAAGCCCGCGAAAAAGAAGAAAGAAGTGAAGGCAAAGCCCAAGCGCGTTTCTCTGCCCAAGGGCGTCGATCCCAATTTGATCACGCTGGACACGGCCTTGCAGTTGTTGGCCTTGCCGCGCGAAGTCGGGGCTCATCCTGAAACGGGCGAGATCATCACGGCGGGCCTTGGCCGCTATGGCGCTTATATCAAGGTAGGGCCGCGTTACAAAAGCCTTCCCGACGACGATGATGTTTTGTCGATTGGCCTAAATCGTGCCGTTGTCTTGCTGGCCGAGCCGGATAAAGGCAGGCGCGGCGGCAGCACATCGTCTGCCAAATTGCTGGGCGAGCATCCAAGTGATCAAAAACACGTGACGCTGAACGCCGGACGCTTTGGCCCCTATGTCAAGTGGGCCAAGGTGATGGCAACGGTCACCAAAGCCTATGACCCCGAAGCGCTGACGCTGGAGCAAGCCTTGGAAATCATTGAGGCCAAAATCGCCAAGGGCGGCACTGGCGGCAAAGCCAAAACAACAAAAGCGAAGGCAGCGCCAAAGGCCAAGGCCGCCACCAAGGACAAGGGCAAACCCAAGCCTAAGGTCAAGAAGGCGGCAACAGCCAAACCCGCCGCCAAGGCCAAAGCTGCGCCAAAAGCCAAACCCGCCGCCAAAAAGAAACCGACGGAGAAGAAGAGAATCTCATGA